The proteins below are encoded in one region of Aquisphaera giovannonii:
- a CDS encoding PEP-CTERM sorting domain-containing protein, which translates to MCVASLALGWAVPARADLVISIGDATVAQGGTGTLNVYLSSTADASAPDVINNYAFLIQITANTAGNLAFSSSQGFGYLNDGSYVFFGNSADYVAGLMSPPPVGGTPSTTDYPNDSFVGFDTTNDFSPVALSSSSGPVLLASLSLDASITSEGESFTVSLVPNAGDGSSGSGSGTYFDVVDDGFSEQSAVSYTSTSGTVTITAAVPEPASASLGLIATCLLACGLVRRSSRRR; encoded by the coding sequence GTGTGCGTTGCGTCCCTCGCCCTCGGGTGGGCCGTCCCGGCCCGGGCGGATCTGGTCATATCGATCGGCGATGCCACGGTCGCCCAGGGGGGCACGGGCACGCTAAACGTGTACCTCTCGAGCACGGCCGATGCATCCGCACCCGATGTCATTAACAACTATGCATTCTTGATCCAGATTACGGCCAATACCGCGGGGAATCTCGCCTTCTCCTCGAGCCAGGGGTTCGGCTACCTCAACGACGGGAGCTACGTGTTCTTCGGCAACAGCGCCGACTACGTCGCCGGCCTGATGTCGCCGCCGCCCGTCGGTGGCACCCCTTCCACGACCGACTACCCGAACGACTCGTTCGTGGGCTTCGACACCACCAACGACTTCTCGCCGGTCGCGCTCTCGTCGAGCAGCGGGCCGGTCCTGCTGGCATCCTTGTCGCTGGACGCCTCGATCACGAGCGAGGGCGAGTCCTTCACCGTGAGCCTGGTCCCGAATGCCGGCGACGGCTCGTCCGGGTCGGGGTCGGGCACTTACTTTGATGTGGTCGACGACGGATTCTCGGAACAGTCCGCCGTCTCCTACACGAGCACTTCGGGGACCGTGACCATCACGGCCGCCGTGCCCGAACCGGCCTCCGCCAGCCTCGGCCTCATCGCGACGTGCCTTCTGGCGTGCGGGCTCGTCCGTCGGTCATCCCGACGGCGTTGA
- a CDS encoding dockerin type I domain-containing protein yields the protein MKRIDGRVRARRARRARHHRPLLASLEGRLLLSGVDVTQYHNDPYLSGANLSETTLTPGNVNPTSFGLLFSQPVDGYVYAEPLYLSGVTIDGAEHNVAFVATENDTMYAFDADSNAGASAQPLWVHSFTDPAAGITSVPQAAIVSHDIVPTIGITGTPVIDPATRTLYVITKTQEVLNGDTAHPHYVQTLHALDVSTGQDKVPGGYVIGDTTENPDGSHVNDTAIHVAGTGDDSVNGVVTFNATRENQRAALQLYQANGHDWILATWASHGDTQPYHGWLAAFDATTLQPVAWFNVNPNGTEAGIWQSGDPPAYDPATGNIFFATGNGTFDQYGANPQQDYGESVVQLGGTPVGDQFVVHDFFTPYEFDVLNNNDADLGSGGTMLLPDSVGSQQHPHLMVETGKSGKIYLIDRDDMGQVPNPGTGPDANVQTVTAGQAGVWGSPSFLQVSGTSGIIYYHGSGDVLKGYYVSNGHIEDGSQPGDRPILYGTYYAGFPGAQPVVSANGTAEPLAPTDAIVWELQVDQYGSNGPGVLLAYDALNPSVELYDSATVGQRDQLGGAVKFTVPTVANGHVYVGSQYAFSVFGLFPEATAAPATPTGLAASTVLGQGSKIQLSWTNPAPAPGAAPTGIQILRSTDGVNYSVLTTVPGTASSYTDPGPFSIGQPYTYEVVAINQAGASAASAPAQVQITIQPPALTLTNVTASTIALSWTGIANDHYEIQRSNDGVNFATIASVPAGQFSYVDAGLAPGMYGYRVEAFNVNPAASSVSAVRGATVGATVDEGGGFHNTAGLTANGAAQFAEATARLTKATGQVGSVFTNNRLTIGSFTTSFEVRLHEGTQPDYADGITFVIQAGSPTALGQGLGGMGYQGIGHSIAIKLDPFQNPGDPSGSTTGLFINGEGPFGGVDTTGNGLLLNSQAPKKVTITYDGTTLTESIVNTLDASETFTATYQVDIASLIGSDTAYVGFTGSTGDDGFWELQDILDWTFTSTEPLPGAPTAVRGTNPSSSEIDLSWTSNSYNETGFAIERSTDGENFTQVGTTDGTTYRDLGLPVGTYYYRVRAYNDAGYSPYSPTQAIATGTLIDHSGGFSSHSDLSANGNVDWNDGAMQLTNGYEFNSSSSFYTTPVSVLNFTTTFTFQMAPGTTAPPIADGFTFTIQNSGAGTSALGQAGGGLGYAGIGNSVAIKFDAYKPFGDHSSTGLYVNGDYPDVSPPGPGDVYVPLDGTGIDFNAAATDATPHTFQASLSYDGTTLTETITDETTGATFSTQYAINLAGYLNSTSAYVGFTGATGGATSIIQIDSWTGEFLAQPPALLAPWTSEDVGPPAIAGSATYSNGTFTVNASGYDIWNNYDEFHYVSQPRNGDLVAIARVGSMSDTSAWAKAGIMVRDGLDPSASFAFIFVTPGNGVDFQYRDGAGTDAQWNGYLPVAAPQWVMMIRSGNTYEGFTSADGVNWTLDGTVSIAMNDPVQVGLAYDSANDGVLGTATFDHVSVTSPSQLPPGFGDSDVGGPGLPGSGSFDATTGTWTLAGGGSDIWNGADQFHYTAEPFQGDGSISARVASLTYTDQWAKAGVMYRSSLDPASTFVDVVATPGNGVAFQWRDQYGNLGNEQVYLGAPVWVQLVRQGDAFMGNYSYDGTYWYPIGAPVTIDMPDVALAGLALTSHNDGTLAVATFTNVSVLPAGWSDADIGYPGLPGGALYDGQSWRVFGSGNDNNDYYDQLNYASQPFNGSGSIAADVNSLTNSDPGGFAGVGIREYNYAYTAFVQMVAIQDNGVALQWRDDYGNVGSDQVAGISAPVRVKLERTGNVFEGFYSTDGESWIEVGAVEVDMPFSVLAGLAVSSNNNAMLAEAAFADVATEQFPDVLGLAIDGPAVRNQAVDAATVTFSVPVDSATIPGGLSLTRDGYVVDIPAGSVTATLVPGTTATYLVSGLSGLTRDDGNYELTVDATQVLNAADTAAGVGTASTSWLMDATPPTSQISPLLTRQSQSIFAVTVSGTDPSGTTPSGITSFTVYVSANGGAWTPWQTLTPNVTQGSTAAAVALFTGQSNTIYAFYSTATDAAGNTQAYRPRIEASTYVPDLSPPVTSIAGGSYNGDGTISVKLSGHDVGGGLLNYFRAWVSIDGHAPTPAGPAIPAGVPDGHGNVAAAIRYVIPPAYDNGVAHSFVFSTAGIDSSGNAEAAHATAGQGAFSVSYTPPAASGLAISGVTVERGAAERSYIRYIDVAFNDPRLAVLQAIVRSVNSPASGQAPELTLMKYNLDGGGTPVPISLKGLLSVVDDAIEIEFGAGGLGGSPTTTAADGYYALAFKPPSGQGVGSTHHFFRLLGDVTGDGVVDNADLGAVAAAVNQSRTAGYAPLNVDVNGDGKISALDLALATRAKGHKLKSGLPLG from the coding sequence ATGAAAAGGATTGACGGCCGTGTCCGCGCCCGCCGTGCGCGCCGGGCGAGGCACCATCGCCCGCTCCTCGCCTCCCTCGAAGGACGCCTCCTGCTCAGCGGCGTGGACGTCACGCAGTACCACAATGATCCTTATCTCTCGGGGGCGAACCTGTCCGAGACGACGCTGACGCCGGGGAACGTCAACCCGACGAGCTTCGGCCTGCTCTTCTCGCAGCCGGTCGACGGCTACGTCTACGCGGAGCCGCTGTACCTCTCGGGCGTCACGATCGACGGAGCGGAGCACAACGTCGCCTTCGTGGCGACCGAGAATGACACGATGTATGCCTTCGACGCCGACAGCAATGCCGGCGCGAGTGCCCAGCCGCTGTGGGTACACAGCTTCACCGACCCCGCCGCCGGCATCACGTCGGTCCCGCAGGCGGCGATCGTCTCGCACGACATCGTGCCCACGATCGGCATCACCGGCACTCCGGTCATCGATCCGGCGACCCGCACGCTGTACGTCATCACCAAGACGCAGGAGGTCCTGAACGGGGACACGGCGCACCCGCACTATGTCCAGACCCTGCACGCCCTGGACGTCTCGACGGGCCAGGACAAGGTGCCCGGCGGCTACGTCATCGGCGACACCACGGAGAATCCGGACGGCTCGCACGTCAACGACACGGCGATCCACGTGGCCGGCACGGGGGACGACAGCGTCAACGGCGTGGTGACGTTCAACGCGACCCGCGAGAACCAGCGCGCGGCCCTGCAGCTTTACCAGGCCAATGGTCATGACTGGATCCTGGCGACGTGGGCCTCGCACGGGGACACGCAGCCCTATCACGGCTGGCTGGCCGCCTTCGACGCGACGACGCTCCAGCCGGTCGCCTGGTTCAACGTCAATCCGAACGGCACCGAGGCGGGCATCTGGCAGTCCGGCGACCCGCCGGCCTACGACCCGGCGACCGGCAACATCTTCTTCGCGACGGGCAACGGCACCTTCGACCAGTACGGGGCGAATCCGCAGCAGGACTACGGCGAGAGCGTGGTGCAGCTCGGCGGGACGCCAGTCGGCGACCAGTTCGTGGTGCACGACTTCTTCACGCCGTACGAGTTCGACGTCCTCAACAACAACGACGCGGACCTCGGCTCGGGCGGGACGATGCTGCTGCCGGATTCGGTGGGCAGCCAGCAGCATCCGCACCTCATGGTGGAGACGGGCAAGTCCGGCAAGATTTACCTGATCGACCGCGACGACATGGGCCAGGTCCCCAACCCGGGGACCGGCCCGGACGCCAACGTGCAGACGGTGACGGCCGGGCAGGCCGGCGTGTGGGGCTCGCCGAGCTTCCTCCAGGTCAGCGGCACGAGCGGGATCATCTATTACCACGGCTCGGGCGACGTCCTGAAAGGCTACTACGTCAGCAACGGCCACATCGAGGACGGCAGTCAGCCGGGCGACCGCCCGATCCTCTACGGCACCTACTACGCGGGATTCCCCGGCGCCCAGCCGGTGGTCTCGGCGAACGGGACGGCGGAGCCCCTGGCCCCGACCGACGCGATCGTCTGGGAGCTCCAGGTAGACCAGTACGGCTCGAACGGCCCTGGAGTCCTTCTCGCTTACGACGCCCTGAATCCGTCGGTCGAGCTGTACGACAGCGCCACCGTGGGCCAGCGTGACCAGCTCGGCGGCGCGGTGAAATTCACCGTGCCCACGGTGGCCAACGGCCACGTCTACGTCGGCTCGCAATACGCGTTCTCCGTCTTCGGGCTATTCCCCGAGGCGACGGCCGCCCCGGCGACGCCGACCGGCCTGGCCGCCTCGACGGTCCTGGGCCAGGGGTCGAAGATCCAGTTGAGCTGGACCAACCCCGCCCCGGCCCCCGGCGCCGCACCGACGGGCATCCAGATCCTCCGCTCGACGGACGGCGTGAACTACAGCGTGCTGACGACCGTCCCCGGGACCGCCTCCTCGTACACCGACCCCGGCCCGTTCTCGATCGGGCAGCCGTACACGTACGAGGTCGTCGCCATCAACCAGGCGGGGGCCTCGGCCGCGTCCGCCCCGGCGCAGGTCCAGATCACGATCCAGCCCCCCGCGCTGACCCTGACCAACGTGACGGCGAGCACCATCGCCCTCTCCTGGACCGGGATCGCCAACGACCACTACGAGATCCAGAGATCGAACGACGGGGTCAATTTCGCGACGATCGCCTCGGTCCCCGCCGGCCAGTTCAGCTACGTCGACGCCGGCCTCGCGCCGGGCATGTACGGGTATCGGGTGGAGGCGTTCAACGTGAACCCCGCGGCCAGCTCGGTGTCCGCCGTCCGCGGGGCGACGGTCGGCGCGACGGTCGACGAGGGCGGCGGCTTCCACAACACCGCCGGGCTGACCGCCAACGGCGCCGCCCAGTTCGCCGAGGCGACGGCCCGCCTGACGAAGGCGACCGGCCAGGTCGGGAGCGTCTTCACGAACAATCGGCTCACGATCGGGAGCTTCACGACGTCGTTCGAGGTCCGGCTCCACGAGGGGACGCAGCCCGACTACGCCGACGGCATCACCTTCGTCATCCAGGCGGGCTCGCCGACGGCCCTGGGCCAGGGCCTCGGCGGGATGGGATACCAGGGCATCGGACACAGCATCGCCATCAAGCTCGACCCGTTCCAGAACCCCGGCGACCCGTCGGGGAGCACGACCGGCCTGTTCATCAACGGCGAGGGGCCGTTCGGCGGCGTCGACACGACCGGCAACGGGCTGCTCCTGAACAGCCAGGCGCCGAAGAAGGTGACGATCACCTACGACGGGACCACGCTGACCGAGAGCATCGTCAACACCCTCGACGCGAGCGAGACGTTCACCGCGACCTACCAGGTGGACATCGCTTCGCTGATTGGCAGCGACACGGCGTACGTGGGCTTCACCGGCTCGACGGGCGACGACGGCTTCTGGGAACTCCAGGACATCCTCGACTGGACCTTCACCTCGACGGAGCCGCTGCCGGGCGCCCCGACCGCCGTGCGGGGCACCAACCCCTCGTCGTCGGAGATCGACCTGAGCTGGACTTCGAACTCGTACAACGAGACCGGCTTCGCGATCGAGCGATCGACCGACGGCGAGAATTTCACCCAGGTCGGCACGACGGACGGGACGACGTACCGCGACCTGGGCCTGCCGGTGGGCACCTACTACTACCGGGTGCGGGCGTACAACGACGCGGGGTACTCGCCGTACTCCCCGACGCAGGCCATCGCCACGGGGACCCTGATCGACCACTCCGGCGGGTTCTCGAGCCACTCGGACCTTTCGGCCAACGGCAACGTCGACTGGAACGACGGGGCGATGCAGTTGACCAACGGTTACGAGTTCAACTCGTCCAGCTCGTTCTACACGACGCCGGTCTCGGTCCTGAACTTCACCACGACGTTCACCTTCCAGATGGCCCCCGGGACGACGGCCCCGCCGATCGCCGACGGCTTCACGTTCACGATCCAGAATAGCGGCGCGGGCACGTCGGCCCTGGGACAGGCCGGGGGCGGGCTGGGCTACGCGGGGATCGGCAACAGCGTGGCGATCAAGTTCGACGCCTACAAGCCGTTCGGCGACCACAGCTCGACGGGACTGTACGTCAACGGCGACTACCCCGACGTCTCCCCGCCCGGCCCCGGGGACGTGTACGTCCCGCTCGACGGCACGGGGATCGACTTCAACGCGGCCGCCACCGACGCGACGCCGCATACGTTCCAGGCGTCGCTGAGCTACGACGGCACGACGCTGACCGAGACGATCACCGACGAGACGACCGGCGCCACGTTCTCGACCCAGTACGCCATCAACCTCGCGGGCTACCTCAACAGCACGTCGGCCTACGTCGGCTTCACGGGCGCCACGGGCGGGGCGACCTCGATCATCCAAATCGACTCGTGGACCGGCGAATTCCTCGCGCAGCCGCCGGCGCTGCTCGCGCCGTGGACCAGCGAGGACGTCGGCCCGCCGGCGATCGCCGGCTCGGCCACGTACTCGAACGGCACGTTCACGGTCAACGCGTCGGGCTATGACATCTGGAACAACTACGACGAGTTCCACTACGTCTCTCAGCCTCGCAACGGCGACCTGGTGGCCATCGCCAGGGTCGGCAGCATGAGCGACACCTCCGCCTGGGCCAAGGCCGGCATCATGGTCCGCGACGGGCTCGACCCGTCCGCCAGCTTCGCCTTCATCTTCGTGACGCCAGGCAACGGCGTGGACTTCCAGTATCGCGACGGCGCCGGCACCGACGCCCAGTGGAACGGATATCTGCCAGTCGCGGCGCCTCAATGGGTCATGATGATCCGCTCGGGCAACACCTACGAAGGTTTCACCTCCGCCGACGGGGTGAACTGGACACTCGATGGGACCGTCTCGATCGCGATGAACGACCCGGTCCAGGTCGGCCTGGCCTACGACTCGGCGAACGACGGCGTGCTGGGCACCGCGACGTTCGACCACGTCTCGGTCACGTCCCCCTCGCAGCTCCCGCCCGGATTCGGCGACTCGGACGTCGGCGGCCCGGGCCTCCCGGGATCCGGCTCGTTCGACGCCACGACCGGCACCTGGACCCTCGCCGGCGGCGGCTCGGACATCTGGAATGGTGCGGACCAGTTCCATTACACCGCCGAGCCGTTCCAGGGCGACGGCTCGATCTCCGCGCGGGTGGCCAGCCTCACCTACACCGACCAGTGGGCCAAGGCCGGTGTGATGTACCGATCGTCCCTCGACCCGGCGTCGACCTTCGTCGACGTGGTCGCCACGCCCGGCAACGGCGTCGCCTTCCAGTGGCGCGACCAGTATGGCAACCTCGGCAACGAGCAGGTCTACCTTGGGGCGCCTGTCTGGGTCCAGCTCGTGCGGCAGGGCGACGCGTTCATGGGCAATTACAGCTACGACGGCACGTACTGGTACCCGATCGGCGCTCCGGTGACCATCGACATGCCGGACGTGGCGCTGGCCGGGCTGGCCCTGACATCCCACAACGACGGCACGCTCGCCGTGGCCACGTTCACGAACGTCTCGGTCCTGCCGGCCGGCTGGAGCGACGCCGACATCGGTTACCCCGGCCTCCCGGGCGGCGCGCTCTATGACGGCCAGAGCTGGAGGGTCTTCGGCAGCGGCAACGACAACAACGACTATTACGACCAGCTCAACTATGCCTCGCAGCCGTTCAACGGCAGCGGGTCCATCGCCGCGGACGTCAACTCGCTGACGAACTCCGATCCGGGCGGCTTCGCGGGGGTGGGCATCCGCGAGTACAACTATGCCTACACCGCCTTCGTCCAGATGGTCGCCATCCAGGATAACGGCGTCGCCCTCCAGTGGCGCGACGACTACGGCAACGTCGGCAGCGACCAGGTCGCCGGGATCTCGGCGCCCGTCCGCGTCAAGCTGGAGCGTACCGGCAACGTCTTCGAGGGCTTTTATAGCACCGATGGCGAGAGCTGGATCGAGGTCGGAGCGGTGGAAGTCGACATGCCCTTTTCGGTGCTGGCCGGCCTCGCGGTCAGCTCGAACAACAACGCGATGCTCGCCGAGGCGGCCTTCGCGGACGTCGCGACCGAGCAGTTCCCGGACGTCCTGGGATTGGCGATCGACGGCCCCGCGGTCCGGAACCAGGCCGTCGACGCCGCCACGGTGACCTTCAGCGTGCCCGTCGACTCGGCCACAATACCCGGCGGCCTGAGCCTGACGCGGGACGGCTACGTCGTTGACATCCCCGCGGGCAGCGTTACGGCGACGCTCGTCCCGGGCACGACCGCCACCTACCTGGTATCCGGTCTGAGCGGACTGACCCGCGACGACGGGAACTATGAGCTCACGGTCGACGCGACGCAGGTCCTCAACGCGGCCGACACGGCGGCCGGCGTGGGCACCGCGTCGACCTCCTGGCTGATGGACGCGACCCCGCCCACGAGCCAAATCAGTCCGCTGCTCACGCGGCAGTCGCAATCCATCTTCGCGGTCACCGTCTCCGGCACCGACCCGAGCGGGACGACGCCGTCGGGGATCACGTCGTTCACCGTCTATGTGTCGGCCAACGGCGGGGCGTGGACGCCGTGGCAGACGCTGACCCCGAACGTCACCCAGGGGAGCACCGCGGCGGCGGTGGCGCTGTTCACCGGCCAGAGCAACACCATCTACGCCTTCTACTCGACCGCCACGGACGCCGCCGGCAACACCCAGGCGTATCGGCCTCGGATCGAGGCATCCACCTACGTGCCCGACCTGAGCCCGCCGGTCACGTCGATTGCAGGCGGGTCGTACAACGGCGACGGGACGATCTCCGTCAAACTGTCCGGCCACGACGTGGGCGGCGGGCTCCTGAATTACTTCAGGGCCTGGGTGTCGATCGACGGGCACGCGCCGACGCCCGCCGGCCCCGCGATCCCCGCCGGCGTGCCGGACGGCCACGGGAACGTCGCGGCGGCCATTCGTTATGTCATCCCGCCCGCGTATGACAACGGCGTCGCGCACTCCTTCGTGTTCTCCACGGCGGGCATCGACTCGTCCGGCAACGCCGAGGCCGCGCACGCGACGGCGGGGCAGGGGGCATTCTCCGTGTCCTACACTCCGCCGGCCGCATCGGGGCTCGCGATCAGCGGCGTGACGGTGGAGCGAGGCGCGGCCGAGCGGTCCTACATCCGCTACATCGATGTGGCCTTCAACGACCCCAGGCTCGCCGTGCTCCAGGCGATTGTCCGGTCGGTGAACAGCCCCGCCTCCGGCCAGGCCCCCGAGCTGACCCTGATGAAGTACAACCTGGACGGGGGCGGGACCCCCGTGCCGATCTCCCTCAAGGGCCTGCTCTCGGTCGTCGACGACGCGATCGAGATCGAGTTCGGGGCGGGCGGCCTGGGGGGCAGTCCCACCACGACGGCCGCCGACGGCTACTACGCCCTGGCGTTCAAGCCGCCTTCGGGGCAGGGCGTCGGTTCGACGCATCACTTCTTTCGGCTGCTCGGCGACGTGACCGGGGACGGCGTCGTGGACAACGCCGATCTGGGCGCCGTCGCGGCCGCGGTCAATCAATCCAGGACCGCGGGCTACGCACCCCTGAACGTCGACGTCAATGGGGACGGCAAGATCTCGGCGCTCGACCTCGCGCTGGCGACCCGGGCGAAGGGGCATAAACTGAAGTCCGGCTTGCCCCTGGGATGA
- a CDS encoding methyltransferase regulatory domain-containing protein — MAPVISYDEVPYADDPYPSSHPGHLAVVSILAGLDPVAVEHCRVLEIGCARGGNLIPMAAGLPEASFVGIDKSGRQVAAAREFIEACGLRNVAVECRNLVDVGDELGSFDYIIAHGVYSWVDAVARGRILEVMASRLRPGGLAYLSYNTHPGWRLRGIVRDLMAYRARRFDRPADCAREARRALEFVASSASAFDRAYAGWMGEECRYVRERADSYLLHDHLEAENEPVYFHELAERATGAGLRFVSEVQAGVLDVESFPPAAAAGLKGLAADDVEFEQYLDFLINRKFRQSVFCLAAREPGLPREEELARLHVAARPPVSLPRVGFRVEGRLRQVLHRVAAAWPSAIPWGELTGADQGRPPPRPRRADAVRGDPDLTSDLLRCYRLKILEFRAHRWPFVPDVSPRPLASAAARHQAGLGEVVTNLRHEAVRLDDLSRRVVRLLDGRRDRAEILRSILASRSENGPVPNRPIPPSSRDRPGPGRGRDHGEELDRCLETLARYAFLMS; from the coding sequence ATGGCTCCAGTGATCAGCTATGATGAGGTCCCGTATGCCGACGATCCGTATCCGTCGAGCCATCCGGGTCATCTCGCCGTGGTGTCGATCCTGGCCGGACTGGATCCGGTAGCGGTCGAGCATTGCCGCGTCCTGGAGATCGGTTGCGCCCGGGGCGGCAACCTGATCCCGATGGCCGCCGGCCTTCCGGAAGCCTCTTTCGTGGGGATCGATAAGTCGGGCCGGCAGGTCGCGGCGGCTCGCGAGTTCATCGAGGCCTGCGGATTGCGCAACGTCGCGGTGGAGTGCCGCAACCTCGTGGACGTCGGCGACGAGCTCGGATCGTTCGACTACATCATCGCCCATGGCGTCTATTCGTGGGTCGACGCAGTGGCAAGGGGTCGGATCCTCGAGGTCATGGCGTCCCGCCTGAGGCCGGGCGGCCTGGCCTATCTCAGCTACAACACGCACCCGGGCTGGCGGCTTCGCGGGATCGTCCGCGACCTGATGGCCTATCGCGCCCGCCGGTTCGACCGTCCCGCGGACTGCGCACGCGAGGCCCGGCGGGCCCTGGAGTTCGTGGCGTCATCCGCCTCGGCGTTCGATCGGGCCTATGCGGGGTGGATGGGGGAGGAGTGCCGGTACGTCCGCGAAAGGGCCGACTCGTACCTGCTGCACGACCACCTCGAGGCGGAGAACGAGCCCGTCTATTTCCACGAGCTCGCCGAGCGGGCAACGGGGGCGGGGCTGCGCTTCGTCTCGGAGGTTCAGGCGGGCGTGCTGGACGTCGAGAGCTTCCCCCCCGCGGCGGCGGCCGGCCTGAAAGGGCTCGCGGCGGACGACGTGGAGTTCGAGCAATATCTCGACTTCCTGATCAATCGCAAGTTCCGCCAGAGCGTCTTCTGCCTCGCCGCACGCGAGCCGGGACTGCCCCGGGAAGAGGAGCTGGCCCGGCTGCACGTGGCCGCTCGCCCGCCGGTCTCGCTGCCCCGGGTGGGCTTCCGCGTCGAGGGGCGGCTCCGGCAAGTCCTCCATCGTGTGGCCGCAGCCTGGCCGTCCGCGATCCCCTGGGGGGAGCTCACGGGGGCGGACCAAGGTCGCCCACCGCCCCGGCCCCGCCGGGCCGATGCGGTCCGCGGCGATCCGGACCTCACGTCGGACCTGCTCCGCTGCTATCGGCTGAAGATCCTCGAGTTCCGGGCTCACCGATGGCCCTTCGTCCCGGACGTGAGCCCGCGCCCGCTCGCTAGTGCCGCGGCCCGCCATCAGGCCGGACTCGGGGAGGTCGTCACCAACCTTCGTCACGAGGCGGTTCGGCTGGACGACCTCAGCCGGAGGGTCGTCCGCCTCCTGGATGGCCGCCGCGATCGTGCCGAAATCCTCCGTTCGATACTGGCGTCACGTTCCGAGAACGGGCCCGTACCGAATAGACCAATTCCGCCCTCCTCGCGCGATCGACCCGGGCCGGGTCGGGGCCGAGACCATGGAGAAGAGCTGGACCGCTGCCTCGAGACCCTGGCCCGATACGCCTTCCTTATGAGCTGA